A section of the Pseudomonas prosekii genome encodes:
- a CDS encoding ATP-grasp domain-containing protein: MTNPCIDNSDAPLILVDAYSTGALLAHSLAGQRRLLHVRSRADMPAAFAASCPKNLFAEDYSVAEEGLEPLLRKLAAQHPAAVLTGSEFGVELADLLAARLGLPGNDPATSAARRDKSLMAERVAEAGLPVAAQLRTHSMARALAWFKARGGASVVAKPLDSAGSDNVFICHDALQLQNAIESILGATNLMMLNNESVLLQEYLTGAEYVINSVSHGGQHWITDVWKCSKTFTADGRKIYDREDLLPAEARELPELIEYVQGVLDALGIVHGPAHTELILTANGPRLLETGARLSGLACPPALHAATGNDQVALTCLSYLDPARLADWPKRYRLLQHARGLNLIAHQPGLFAQGHVRRRLEALPSFHNVRFRCAEGARIAPTIDLNSSPGAVFLLHPQSARIDADYHAWRDWEKDWL; encoded by the coding sequence ATGACCAACCCTTGCATTGATAACAGCGACGCACCGTTGATTCTGGTGGACGCCTATTCGACCGGCGCCCTGCTCGCTCACTCGCTCGCCGGGCAGCGCCGTTTGTTGCACGTGCGCTCGCGCGCGGACATGCCCGCCGCGTTCGCCGCCAGTTGCCCGAAAAACCTGTTTGCCGAGGATTACAGCGTCGCCGAAGAAGGCCTCGAACCGTTGCTGCGAAAACTCGCCGCGCAGCACCCGGCGGCGGTGTTGACCGGCAGTGAATTCGGCGTCGAACTGGCGGATTTGCTCGCCGCGCGCCTGGGTTTGCCGGGCAACGACCCCGCCACCTCCGCCGCGCGCCGCGACAAGTCGTTGATGGCCGAACGCGTCGCCGAGGCTGGCCTGCCGGTCGCCGCGCAACTGCGCACGCACTCGATGGCACGGGCGCTGGCGTGGTTCAAGGCACGGGGCGGCGCCAGCGTGGTGGCCAAACCACTGGACAGCGCCGGCTCCGACAACGTGTTCATTTGCCACGATGCGCTCCAGTTGCAGAACGCCATCGAGTCGATCCTCGGCGCGACCAACCTGATGATGCTCAACAACGAATCGGTGCTGTTGCAGGAATACCTGACCGGCGCCGAATACGTGATCAACAGCGTCAGCCACGGCGGCCAGCACTGGATCACCGACGTCTGGAAGTGCTCCAAGACCTTCACCGCCGACGGCCGCAAAATCTACGACCGCGAAGACCTGCTGCCGGCAGAGGCGCGCGAGTTGCCCGAGCTGATTGAATACGTGCAAGGCGTGCTCGATGCGCTGGGGATCGTCCACGGCCCGGCGCACACCGAGCTGATCCTCACCGCCAACGGCCCGCGCCTGCTCGAAACCGGCGCGCGCCTGTCCGGGCTGGCCTGCCCACCGGCGCTGCACGCGGCCACCGGCAACGATCAGGTGGCGCTGACCTGCCTCAGTTATCTCGACCCGGCGCGCCTGGCCGACTGGCCCAAACGCTACCGATTGCTGCAACACGCGCGCGGTCTGAACCTGATTGCGCACCAGCCTGGCTTGTTTGCGCAGGGCCACGTGCGCCGTCGCCTCGAAGCGTTGCCGAGTTTTCATAACGTGCGTTTTCGCTGCGCGGAAGGGGCAAGGATTGCGCCGACCATCGACCTCAACAGCTCACCGGGCGCGGTGTTTCTGCTGCACCCGCAGAGCGCCCGCATCGACGCCGACTATCACGCCTGGCGTGACTGGGAAAAGGATTGGTTGTAA